In Streptomyces sp. NBC_00483, a single window of DNA contains:
- the mtrA gene encoding two-component system response regulator MtrA, whose product MMWSMKGRVLVVDDDTALAEMLGIVLRGEGFEPSFVADGDKALAAFRETKPDLVLLDLMLPGRDGIEVCRLIRAESGVPIVMLTAKSDTVDVVVGLESGADDYIVKPFKPKELVARIRARLRRSEEPAPEQLAIGDLVIDVAGHSVKREGQPIALTPLEFDLLVALARKPWQVFTREVLLEQVWGYRHAADTRLVNVHVQRLRSKVEKDPERPEIVVTVRGVGYKAGPS is encoded by the coding sequence ATGATGTGGTCCATGAAGGGACGAGTCCTTGTCGTCGACGACGACACCGCACTGGCCGAGATGCTCGGCATTGTGCTGCGTGGTGAAGGTTTTGAGCCGTCGTTCGTAGCTGACGGCGACAAGGCGCTGGCCGCTTTCCGTGAGACCAAGCCCGATCTGGTGCTGCTCGATCTGATGCTGCCGGGCCGGGACGGTATCGAGGTGTGCCGCCTGATCAGGGCGGAGTCCGGGGTGCCGATCGTGATGCTCACGGCGAAGAGCGACACCGTGGATGTGGTGGTGGGCCTCGAATCGGGGGCCGACGACTACATCGTCAAGCCGTTCAAGCCGAAGGAGCTGGTTGCCCGGATCCGGGCACGGCTGCGGAGATCGGAGGAGCCTGCGCCGGAGCAGCTCGCCATCGGTGACCTGGTCATCGATGTGGCCGGGCATTCGGTGAAGCGGGAGGGGCAGCCGATCGCGCTGACGCCGCTCGAGTTCGATCTGCTGGTCGCGCTCGCGCGCAAGCCCTGGCAGGTGTTCACGCGTGAGGTGCTCCTCGAGCAGGTGTGGGGCTATCGGCACGCGGCGGACACGCGCCTGGTCAATGTGCATGTGCAGCGGCTGCGCTCCAAGGTCGAGAAGGACCCGGAGCGGCCGGAGATCGTGGTGACCGTCCGAGGCGTCGGTTACAAGGCAGGACCGAGCTGA
- the mtnA gene encoding S-methyl-5-thioribose-1-phosphate isomerase → MADQYAQSGEDIWPIDGAQPEAVDIPAIRWEEPAEGPVLVLLDQTRLPAEEVELVCTDPQALVQAIRTLAVRGAPLLGIAGAYGVALAAARGFDVEEAADALADARPTAVNLAYGARRAQEAYRSAFGSGAGDEAQARERAAAAALASARALHEEDAAASAKMAEQGLRLLDELVPGGNHRILTHCNTGALVSGGEGTAFAVALAAHRAGRLRRLWVDETRPLLQGARLTAYEAARNGMAYTLLTDNAAGSLFAAGEVDAVLIGADRIAADGSVANKVGSYPLAVLARYHHVPFIVVAPVTTIDPETADGASIEVEQRAGHEVTEVTAPRAPLAGVEAGGGIPVAPLGTQAYNPAFDVTPPELVTAIVTEWGVVSPVTSDGLGELCASSLQATMS, encoded by the coding sequence ATGGCTGATCAGTACGCGCAATCCGGCGAGGACATATGGCCCATCGACGGCGCACAGCCCGAGGCCGTCGACATCCCGGCGATCCGATGGGAGGAGCCGGCGGAGGGGCCCGTTCTGGTGTTGCTCGACCAGACGCGGCTGCCCGCGGAAGAGGTCGAGCTGGTCTGCACGGATCCGCAGGCCCTGGTGCAGGCGATCCGTACCCTCGCCGTGCGCGGGGCGCCGCTGCTCGGGATCGCCGGGGCGTATGGCGTGGCGCTCGCGGCCGCCCGCGGCTTCGACGTGGAGGAGGCGGCCGACGCGCTGGCGGACGCGCGGCCCACCGCGGTCAATCTGGCGTACGGGGCGCGCAGGGCGCAGGAGGCGTACCGGTCCGCGTTCGGGAGCGGGGCTGGTGACGAGGCGCAGGCGCGGGAGCGGGCTGCCGCGGCGGCGCTCGCCTCGGCGCGGGCGCTGCACGAGGAGGACGCGGCGGCCAGTGCCAAGATGGCCGAGCAGGGTCTGCGGCTCCTCGACGAGCTGGTGCCCGGTGGCAATCACCGCATCCTGACGCACTGCAACACCGGGGCGTTGGTCTCCGGCGGTGAGGGCACGGCTTTCGCGGTCGCGCTCGCCGCGCATCGGGCCGGGCGGCTGCGCCGGCTGTGGGTGGACGAGACGCGCCCGCTGTTGCAGGGGGCTCGTCTGACCGCGTATGAGGCCGCGCGCAACGGGATGGCGTACACATTGCTTACGGACAACGCCGCGGGTTCGCTGTTCGCAGCGGGTGAGGTGGATGCCGTGCTCATCGGCGCGGACCGGATCGCGGCCGACGGTTCGGTGGCCAACAAGGTGGGGAGCTATCCGCTCGCGGTGTTGGCGCGTTACCACCATGTGCCGTTCATCGTGGTCGCGCCGGTGACGACGATCGACCCGGAGACCGCGGACGGGGCTTCCATCGAGGTGGAGCAGCGGGCCGGGCATGAGGTGACGGAGGTCACGGCGCCGCGGGCGCCGCTGGCCGGAGTGGAGGCAGGTGGCGGGATTCCGGTGGCACCACTGGGGACGCAGGCGTACAACCCCGCGTTCGATGTGACGCCTCCGGAGTTGGTGACGGCGATCGTCACGGAGTGGGGCGTTGTGTCGCCTGTGACAAGTGATGGCTTGGGTGAACTGTGTGCCAGCTCACTCCAGGCAACGATGAGCTAA
- a CDS encoding glycerophosphoryl diester phosphodiesterase membrane domain-containing protein: protein MNDTPGWASPGSAPSDGPDGNRKDGPEQNGDAQGSGPQDAPPQDAAGQGPKWSKEQPPPAQWSAPSGSAQTPPPPPPAPGQGQGQGQGQGWGGQGWGGQGWGGQGGNGGPGQGPGGPGGGGYPGWGGGWQGKPSAAKPGVIPLRPLGVGEILDGAVSTMRTYWRTVLGISLTVAVVTQLLAVLLQGFVLNDAATTTALDNPDATPREIFSALGALLIGSAVVAVVTLLGTIVATALLTTVTSRAVLGRPVTIGEAWRDARPQILRLLGLTLLLPLIAAAIMLVSIVPGILVGALGSTAGGIALGVVGGLAGLAVTIWLMVRLSLASPALMLEKQTVRKAMGRSTKLVRGSWWRVFGITILASLIAAVVSEIILFPFTAIAGAVSGDGFTSLLESGGNFGWAFLIITGIGSVVGSTITFPITAGVTVLLYIDQRIRREALDLELARSAGLHDYGSAPGATPGS from the coding sequence ATGAACGACACTCCGGGCTGGGCATCGCCCGGATCTGCCCCCTCCGACGGCCCGGACGGCAACCGTAAGGACGGCCCCGAGCAGAACGGCGACGCACAGGGCAGCGGTCCGCAGGACGCGCCCCCGCAGGACGCCGCGGGCCAGGGCCCGAAGTGGTCCAAGGAGCAGCCCCCGCCCGCCCAGTGGTCCGCCCCCTCCGGCTCCGCCCAGACCCCTCCCCCGCCCCCGCCGGCTCCCGGCCAGGGCCAGGGCCAGGGCCAAGGTCAGGGTTGGGGCGGTCAAGGCTGGGGCGGTCAGGGCTGGGGCGGCCAAGGCGGAAACGGTGGCCCCGGTCAGGGACCGGGCGGCCCCGGAGGCGGCGGCTACCCCGGCTGGGGCGGCGGCTGGCAGGGCAAGCCCTCGGCGGCCAAGCCCGGCGTCATCCCGCTGCGCCCGCTCGGCGTCGGCGAGATCCTCGACGGCGCGGTGTCGACGATGCGGACCTACTGGCGCACCGTCCTCGGCATCTCCCTGACGGTCGCCGTGGTCACCCAGCTCCTGGCGGTCCTCCTCCAGGGCTTCGTCCTCAACGACGCGGCGACCACCACGGCCCTCGACAACCCCGACGCCACGCCGCGCGAGATCTTCAGCGCCCTGGGCGCACTCCTGATCGGCTCCGCGGTCGTCGCGGTCGTGACGCTGCTCGGCACGATCGTCGCGACAGCCCTGCTGACGACGGTCACCAGCCGCGCCGTGCTCGGCCGCCCCGTCACCATAGGAGAGGCCTGGCGCGACGCCCGGCCGCAGATCCTCAGGCTGCTCGGTCTGACGCTGCTCCTCCCGCTGATCGCCGCCGCGATCATGCTCGTGAGCATCGTGCCCGGCATCCTCGTCGGCGCACTCGGCTCGACCGCGGGCGGCATCGCACTCGGAGTCGTCGGCGGTCTCGCCGGCCTCGCCGTGACGATCTGGCTGATGGTCCGCCTGTCGCTGGCCTCGCCCGCCCTGATGCTGGAGAAGCAGACCGTCCGCAAGGCCATGGGCCGCTCCACCAAGCTCGTCCGCGGCTCCTGGTGGCGGGTCTTCGGAATCACGATCCTGGCGTCCCTGATCGCCGCGGTCGTCTCGGAGATCATCCTCTTCCCGTTCACCGCCATCGCCGGGGCGGTCAGCGGAGACGGCTTCACCAGCCTCCTGGAAAGCGGCGGGAACTTCGGCTGGGCCTTCCTCATCATCACCGGTATCGGCTCGGTCGTCGGCTCCACCATCACCTTCCCGATCACGGCCGGCGTCACCGTGCTCCTCTACATCGACCAGCGGATCCGCCGCGAGGCCCTCGACCTCGAACTCGCCCGCTCCGCAGGCCTGCACGACTACGGGTCCGCCCCCGGCGCCACTCCGGGGAGTTGA
- a CDS encoding DUF4129 domain-containing protein: MSALGGVLHTTISSVLTGGEEPPVRIPRDPAREAAKRELSKPAYHQDDPNWFMRALNKFWDWIDELFSAASGAAPGGAVGLLVILLAVVAVAAALWWRLGTPRRSPTSAPPLFDDRPRSAAEHRAAAEAHAAQEHWNQAVQERMRALVRSLEERALLDPRPGRTADEAAAEAARPLPQHADRLRAAARDFDDIAYGGRTATPETYERLSTLDTEVERTTPTLTPTAGAPR, translated from the coding sequence GTGAGCGCACTTGGGGGAGTGCTCCACACGACGATCTCGTCGGTCCTCACCGGCGGCGAAGAGCCGCCGGTGAGGATCCCGCGCGACCCCGCGCGCGAAGCGGCGAAACGCGAGCTGTCCAAGCCCGCGTACCACCAGGACGACCCGAACTGGTTCATGCGCGCCCTGAACAAGTTCTGGGACTGGATCGACGAGCTCTTCTCCGCCGCGTCCGGCGCCGCCCCCGGCGGCGCCGTCGGCCTGCTCGTGATCCTGCTGGCCGTCGTCGCCGTGGCGGCCGCCCTCTGGTGGCGCCTCGGCACACCGCGCCGCTCCCCCACCTCCGCGCCCCCGCTCTTCGACGACCGCCCGCGCAGCGCCGCCGAACACCGCGCGGCCGCCGAGGCGCACGCCGCCCAGGAACACTGGAACCAGGCCGTCCAGGAACGGATGCGCGCCCTGGTCCGCTCCCTGGAGGAGCGCGCCCTCCTCGACCCGCGCCCCGGCCGCACCGCCGACGAGGCCGCCGCCGAAGCGGCCCGCCCGCTGCCCCAGCACGCGGACCGCCTCCGCGCGGCGGCCCGCGACTTCGACGACATCGCGTACGGCGGCCGCACCGCGACCCCGGAGACGTACGAGCGCCTGTCCACCCTGGACACCGAGGTGGAACGCACCACCCCCACGCTCACCCCCACCGCGGGAGCGCCCCGGTGA
- a CDS encoding DUF4350 domain-containing protein yields the protein MWTRTRGIALALVFLLVAAVAIAVVRSGDQHGALDPRSADQRGSRAVAELLADRGVDTRVVTTTAEARAATGPDTTLLVAAPDRLTARQQSRLQAATVDSGGRTVLVAPGAAAVDMLAPGVATDPEPAADKPLAPGCALPEARRAGPADTGGHRYSSTLAGADSCYPSYGSPTLLRLPSPAGEGDTVVLGSPYILLNDRLDEQGNASLALQLLGSRPHVVWYLPSLSDDSAADGAQNDRSFVDLIPKGWLWGTLQLFIAAALAALWRARRLGPLVQERLPVAIRASETVEGRARLYRKANARDRAATALRISTRTRLAPLIGVPVSQAHSPETFLPALARQLPTPARDPHTLLFGPPPATDAALIALADHLDALESEVRNP from the coding sequence ATCTGGACCCGCACCCGCGGCATCGCCCTGGCCCTGGTCTTCCTCTTGGTCGCGGCCGTGGCCATCGCGGTGGTCCGCTCCGGTGACCAGCACGGCGCCCTCGATCCGCGCTCCGCCGACCAGCGCGGCAGCCGCGCCGTCGCCGAACTCCTCGCCGACCGGGGCGTCGACACGCGCGTGGTCACCACGACCGCCGAGGCCCGCGCGGCGACAGGCCCCGACACCACCCTCCTGGTCGCCGCGCCCGACCGGCTCACGGCACGCCAGCAGTCCCGGCTCCAGGCCGCCACCGTCGACTCCGGCGGCCGCACCGTCCTCGTCGCCCCCGGCGCCGCCGCGGTCGACATGCTGGCCCCCGGCGTCGCCACCGACCCCGAGCCCGCCGCCGACAAGCCCCTCGCGCCCGGCTGCGCGCTGCCCGAGGCCCGCCGCGCCGGCCCCGCGGACACCGGCGGCCACCGCTACAGCAGCACGCTCGCCGGCGCCGACTCCTGCTACCCGAGCTACGGCTCCCCCACGCTCCTGCGCCTTCCGTCCCCCGCCGGCGAAGGCGACACGGTCGTCCTCGGTTCCCCCTACATCCTTCTCAACGACCGCCTCGACGAACAGGGCAACGCCTCGCTCGCCCTTCAACTCCTCGGTTCGCGCCCTCATGTGGTCTGGTACCTCCCCTCCCTCTCCGACGACTCGGCGGCCGACGGCGCGCAGAACGACCGCAGCTTCGTCGACCTGATCCCCAAGGGCTGGCTCTGGGGCACCCTTCAGCTCTTCATCGCGGCAGCACTGGCCGCACTGTGGCGCGCACGCCGCCTGGGCCCCCTGGTCCAGGAGCGCCTGCCCGTCGCGATCCGCGCCTCCGAAACCGTCGAAGGCCGCGCCCGCCTCTACCGCAAGGCGAACGCCCGCGACCGCGCCGCCACGGCCCTACGTATCTCCACCCGCACGCGCCTGGCCCCCCTCATCGGCGTCCCCGTCTCCCAGGCCCACTCGCCCGAGACCTTCCTCCCGGCCCTGGCACGCCAACTCCCCACGCCCGCCCGGGACCCGCACACTCTCCTCTTCGGCCCGCCCCCCGCGACCGACGCAGCACTCATCGCACTCGCCGACCACCTCGACGCCCTCGAAAGTGAGGTACGGAACCCATGA
- a CDS encoding AAA family ATPase, protein MDPTTDNAGPTTDPRSSRASLEALRTEIAKAVVGQDSTVTGLVVALLCRGHVLLEGVPGVAKTLLVRALASSLELDTKRVQFTPDLMPSDVTGSLVYDTNTARFSFQPGPVFTNLVLADEINRTPPKTQSSLLEAMEERQVTVDGTARPLPDPFMVVATQNPVEYEGTYPLPEAQLDRFLLKLNVPLPTRQDEIDVLTRHASGFNPRDLHAAGIRPVATAADLETARAAVAKTTVSPEITAYVVDICRATRESPSLTLGVSPRGATALLATARAWAWLTGRDYVTPDDVKALALPTLRHRIQLRPEAEMEGVTPDSVINAILTHVPVPR, encoded by the coding sequence ATGGACCCGACCACTGACAACGCCGGGCCCACGACGGATCCCCGCAGCTCAAGGGCGTCTTTGGAGGCCCTGCGTACGGAGATCGCCAAGGCCGTGGTCGGCCAGGACTCCACCGTCACGGGCCTCGTCGTGGCCCTCCTCTGCCGCGGCCACGTTCTTCTCGAAGGAGTGCCCGGCGTCGCCAAGACACTCCTCGTACGCGCCCTGGCCTCGTCCCTCGAACTCGACACGAAGCGCGTACAGTTCACCCCCGACCTGATGCCGAGCGACGTGACGGGCTCGCTGGTCTACGACACCAACACCGCTCGCTTCTCCTTCCAGCCGGGCCCGGTCTTCACCAACCTTGTCCTCGCCGACGAAATCAACCGCACCCCGCCCAAGACCCAGTCCTCCCTCCTCGAAGCGATGGAGGAGCGTCAGGTCACGGTCGACGGCACGGCGCGCCCGCTCCCGGACCCGTTCATGGTGGTCGCGACCCAGAACCCGGTCGAGTACGAGGGCACCTACCCCCTCCCCGAGGCCCAACTGGACCGCTTCCTCCTCAAGTTGAACGTTCCGCTGCCTACCCGCCAGGACGAGATCGACGTCCTGACCCGGCACGCCTCCGGCTTCAACCCCCGCGACCTGCACGCAGCGGGCATCCGCCCGGTGGCCACGGCAGCCGACCTCGAAACGGCCCGCGCGGCAGTCGCCAAGACAACGGTCTCCCCGGAAATCACCGCCTACGTAGTCGACATCTGCCGAGCGACCCGCGAATCCCCGTCGCTCACCCTCGGCGTCTCCCCACGAGGCGCCACGGCCCTCCTCGCCACCGCCCGCGCCTGGGCGTGGCTGACCGGCCGCGACTACGTCACCCCCGATGACGTCAAGGCCCTCGCCCTCCCCACCCTCCGCCACCGCATCCAACTGCGCCCGGAGGCCGAAATGGAGGGCGTCACCCCGGATTCCGTCATCAACGCGATCCTGACCCACGTCCCCGTCCCCCGCTGA
- a CDS encoding DUF58 domain-containing protein: MALTGRTALLAALGSLPVGIWDPSWTGILAVNTPLALACACDFALAAPVRRLRLTRSGDTSVRLGDPADVTLTITNPARRPLRAALRDAWPPSSWHSGMEYESSRHRVNIPAGERRRVTTRLQPTRRGDRTADRVTIRSYGPLGLFTRQGTHRVPWTVRVLPPFHSRKHLPSKLARLRELDGRTSVLTRGEGTEFDSLREYVPGDDTRSIDWRATARHSAVAVRTWRPERDRHILLVLDTGRTSAGRVGDAPRLDASMDAALLLGALASRAGDRVDLLAYDRRTRALVQGRTAGDVLPALVNAMAPLEPELIETDARGLTATALHTAHRRSLIVLLTSLDAAPIEEGLLPVLSRLTKRHTVVLASVADPKVESMTSARGTTEAIYDAASASQAKAERLRTAEQLTRHGVTVVDATPSELAPALADAYLALKSAGRL; encoded by the coding sequence ATGGCACTGACCGGACGCACGGCCCTTCTCGCAGCCCTGGGCTCCCTCCCCGTCGGCATCTGGGACCCCAGCTGGACCGGCATCCTGGCCGTCAACACCCCGCTGGCCCTGGCCTGCGCGTGCGACTTCGCCCTGGCCGCCCCCGTACGCCGCCTGCGCCTGACCCGCTCGGGCGACACCTCCGTACGTCTCGGAGACCCGGCCGACGTCACCCTCACGATCACCAACCCCGCGCGCCGCCCCTTGCGCGCCGCCCTCCGCGACGCCTGGCCGCCGAGCAGCTGGCACTCCGGCATGGAGTACGAGTCGTCCCGCCACCGCGTGAACATCCCCGCCGGCGAAAGGCGCCGCGTCACGACGCGCCTCCAGCCCACCCGCAGAGGCGACCGCACGGCCGACCGCGTCACCATCCGCTCCTACGGCCCCCTCGGCCTGTTCACCCGCCAAGGCACCCACAGGGTCCCCTGGACGGTCCGTGTCCTGCCGCCCTTCCACAGCCGCAAGCACCTCCCCTCCAAGCTGGCCCGCCTCCGCGAACTCGACGGCCGCACCAGCGTGTTGACCAGGGGCGAGGGCACAGAATTCGACAGCCTCCGCGAGTACGTTCCCGGAGACGACACCCGCTCCATCGACTGGCGCGCAACGGCCCGCCACTCCGCGGTGGCCGTCCGCACGTGGCGCCCGGAACGCGACCGCCACATCCTCCTGGTCCTCGACACCGGCCGCACCTCCGCCGGCCGAGTCGGCGACGCCCCGCGCCTCGACGCCTCCATGGACGCCGCTCTCCTCCTGGGCGCCCTGGCCTCCCGAGCCGGCGACCGCGTGGACCTGCTGGCCTACGACCGCCGCACCCGCGCCCTGGTCCAGGGCCGAACCGCAGGCGACGTCCTCCCCGCCCTGGTCAACGCCATGGCCCCACTGGAACCAGAACTGATCGAAACGGACGCCCGAGGCCTCACGGCAACGGCCTTGCACACAGCGCACCGCCGATCCCTCATCGTCCTTCTTACGTCCCTGGACGCGGCCCCCATCGAAGAGGGCCTCCTCCCCGTGCTCTCACGTCTCACGAAACGCCACACGGTCGTCCTGGCATCGGTTGCCGACCCCAAAGTCGAATCGATGACATCGGCCCGGGGCACCACAGAAGCCATCTACGACGCCGCGTCAGCGTCCCAGGCAAAGGCCGAGCGCCTACGCACAGCCGAACAACTCACTCGCCACGGCGTCACCGTCGTGGACGCCACCCCATCCGAATTGGCCCCAGCCCTTGCGGACGCCTACCTGGCCCTGAAATCCGCCGGCCGCCTTTAA
- a CDS encoding stage II sporulation protein M: MDLDVFVSAHRAEWDRLDALLRRRRRLTGTEADELVTLYQRTATHLSLIQSSAPDPRVIGRLTQLVARARSAVTGTRRASWRDVTHFLTHGFPAAVYRARHWWVPTALLSTAIAALIGWWIGTHPDVQASIAAPSELREMTRPGGQYETYYSSHPAASFAAQVWTNNAQAAAMCLVLGIFLGLPVLWILFQNMLNVGVGIGLMASVGRLDTFLGLILPHGLLELTAVFVAAGTGLRLGWTVIDPGPRTRRTALAEESRAALGMAIGLALVLFISGAIEGFVTPSGLPTWARIAIGIAAELAFLAYVYVLGGRAVREGETGDVATDERSALLPTAA, translated from the coding sequence ATGGACCTCGACGTCTTCGTGTCCGCCCACCGGGCCGAGTGGGACCGACTGGACGCCCTGCTGCGCCGTCGACGCCGCCTCACCGGCACAGAGGCGGACGAACTGGTGACCCTGTACCAGCGCACCGCCACCCACCTCTCGCTCATCCAGTCGAGCGCACCGGACCCCCGGGTGATCGGCCGCCTCACCCAACTCGTGGCCCGCGCGCGTAGTGCGGTGACGGGTACCCGCCGTGCTTCATGGCGCGACGTCACGCACTTCTTGACCCACGGTTTCCCGGCAGCCGTCTACAGGGCGCGCCACTGGTGGGTACCCACCGCGCTGCTGTCGACCGCGATAGCCGCCCTCATCGGCTGGTGGATCGGCACCCACCCCGATGTCCAGGCCTCCATCGCAGCCCCCTCCGAGCTCCGCGAGATGACCCGCCCCGGAGGGCAGTACGAGACGTACTACTCGAGCCACCCGGCCGCGTCGTTCGCCGCCCAGGTCTGGACGAACAACGCTCAGGCCGCTGCCATGTGCCTGGTTCTGGGCATCTTCCTGGGCCTGCCGGTCCTGTGGATCCTCTTCCAGAACATGCTCAACGTAGGTGTGGGCATCGGCCTGATGGCCTCCGTCGGCCGCCTCGACACCTTCCTGGGGCTGATCCTCCCGCACGGCTTGCTCGAACTGACCGCGGTCTTCGTCGCGGCCGGTACCGGCCTCCGCCTCGGATGGACCGTGATCGACCCGGGCCCCCGTACGCGCAGAACAGCCCTGGCCGAAGAGTCCCGCGCGGCCCTCGGCATGGCCATCGGACTGGCCCTGGTCCTCTTCATCTCCGGGGCCATCGAAGGCTTCGTCACCCCTTCCGGCCTCCCGACCTGGGCCCGCATCGCCATCGGCATCGCGGCAGAACTGGCCTTCCTGGCGTACGTCTATGTCCTTGGCGGCCGAGCGGTTCGTGAGGGCGAAACGGGCGATGTGGCGACGGACGAGCGCAGTGCGCTGCTGCCCACGGCCGCCTGA
- a CDS encoding RDD family protein: protein MSELVTGEAVALELRPAKLPSRALAVLIDLAVAFAVYMAVTMAFAAATASLDDAAVAAVAVATFLLVLVGIPIAVETMSHGRSLGKLACGLRVVRDDGGPIRFRHALVRGAVGVVEILMTFGVVACIASLVSARGRRVGDVFAGTLVVRERVPTGQLAVVPPPPPWLVGRFAELDLSAVPEGLWLAVRQYLTRMGQLDPQVGWGIAERLAGELAAHTGAPVPSDVPPAAFLAAVTHERQSREAQRAFGASAAAGGQAASGVAGAAPGPYGGYTEAAGPVPPATPLAPPVPPAPAAGPAGSPAQRPGPTPADNPPAGSGSSDRPATGFVPPA, encoded by the coding sequence GTGAGTGAGCTGGTGACGGGTGAGGCGGTGGCGCTGGAGCTTCGGCCCGCGAAGCTGCCGAGTCGGGCGCTTGCGGTGCTCATCGATCTGGCGGTGGCGTTCGCCGTCTATATGGCGGTGACCATGGCCTTCGCGGCTGCGACCGCTTCGCTCGACGACGCGGCGGTCGCGGCCGTCGCGGTGGCGACGTTTCTGTTGGTGCTGGTCGGGATCCCGATCGCCGTGGAGACGATGAGCCATGGGCGGTCGCTGGGGAAGCTCGCGTGCGGGCTGCGCGTCGTGCGGGACGACGGTGGGCCGATCCGGTTCCGGCATGCGTTGGTGCGGGGGGCCGTCGGGGTCGTGGAGATCCTCATGACCTTCGGGGTCGTGGCGTGCATCGCTTCGCTCGTGTCCGCGCGGGGCCGGCGGGTCGGGGACGTGTTCGCCGGGACCCTCGTCGTACGGGAAAGGGTGCCGACCGGGCAGTTGGCGGTCGTGCCGCCTCCCCCGCCGTGGCTGGTGGGAAGGTTCGCCGAGCTGGATCTGTCGGCCGTGCCTGAGGGGCTGTGGCTCGCGGTGCGGCAGTACCTGACGCGGATGGGGCAGTTGGATCCGCAGGTGGGGTGGGGGATTGCCGAGCGGCTCGCGGGTGAGCTCGCCGCGCACACGGGGGCGCCTGTGCCGAGTGATGTGCCGCCTGCCGCGTTCCTGGCGGCCGTGACGCACGAGCGGCAGTCGCGGGAGGCTCAGCGTGCGTTCGGAGCGAGCGCCGCCGCGGGTGGTCAGGCGGCTTCCGGCGTGGCTGGTGCGGCTCCCGGGCCGTACGGCGGATACACGGAGGCCGCAGGGCCCGTGCCGCCCGCGACTCCCCTCGCTCCTCCTGTTCCTCCGGCCCCAGCGGCAGGCCCGGCCGGCTCCCCCGCGCAGCGCCCGGGCCCGACCCCGGCCGACAACCCCCCGGCGGGATCCGGGAGTTCGGACCGACCGGCTACCGGGTTCGTGCCGCCGGCCTGA